TCCTACAGCGCGTCCTTGTATAATGCTCAAGGCTCTAGGCTGAGTAGCAGGAGCAACTTTTAATTTGTTATGAGCCCAGACGATGGATTCAATGAGTTCTTGCCAATAACCACGACCGCTAAATAGAAACATTAAACTGAAGGCCCAGACAAAATGAGCACCTAAGAAGAAAAGACCATAGGCGGATAATGAAGAGCCATAAGACTGGATTACTTGGGAGGACTGTGCCCATAAAAAATCTCTTAGCCACCCATTAATTGTAATGGAACTCTGTGCAAAGTTTCCCCCCGTGATATGAGTTACCACCCCTTGATCACTTATACTACCCCAAACATCTGACTGCATCTTCCAGCTGAAATGGAAAATTACTACCGAAATCGCATTGTACATCCAGAATAGACCTAGGAAGACATGATCCCAGGCGGAGACTTGGCATGTTCCCCCTCTTCCGGGTCCGTCACAAGGGAAACGAAAACCAAGATTTGCTTTATCAGGTATCAAACGAGAACTGCGGGCAAATAGAACACCTTTCAGTAGTATCAATACAGTTACATGGATCGTAAATGCATGAATGTGATGTACCAAAAAATCTGCGGTTCCCAGTGGAATAGGTAACAAAGCTACTTTGCCGCCTACTGCTACTAAATCACCACCCCCCCAAGTCAAGCTGGTGCCCGCTGTTGCACCAGGAGCTGTTGCGCTAGGTGCTAAAGCATGAGTGTTTTGTATCCATTGAGCAAAGATAGGTTGTAATTGTATAGCGGTATCTGAAAACATATCTTGGGGACGCCCCAAAGCGCTCATAGTATCATTATGAATATACAAGCCAAAACTGTGAAAGCCTAGAAATATACACACCCAGTTAAGATGTGATATGATTGCATCTCGGTGCCTAAGGACACGATCTAATAGATCGTTGTATCGAGTAGTTGGATCATAGTCTCTTACCATAAAAATTGCTGCATGTGCAGCAGCACCAACTATGAGAAATCCACCGATCCACATGTGATGCGTGAACAACGAAAGTTGTGTACCATAATCAGTAGCTAGGTATGGATAAGGGGGCATAGAGTACATATGGTGGGCTACTACAATGGTTAAAGAACCTAACATAGCTAAATTCAGAGCTAATTGAGCATGCCATGACGTTGTTAGGATCTCATAGAGGCCCTTATGACCCTCACCTGTAAACGGACCCTTATGAGCCTCTAAAATATCTTTCAGGTCATGACCAATGCCCCAGTTGGTCTTATACATGTGACCAGCTATCAGGAAAAGAATTGCAATAGCCAAATGATGGTGTGCAATATCGGTTAGCCATAGACCTCCTGTTACTGGATCTAACCCTCCACGAAAAGTAAGAAATTCCGCGTATTTTGACCAATTCAGGGTGAAAAACGGGGTTGCTCCCTCTGCAAAACTGGGATAAAGTTGAGCCAAAAGATCCCGATTCAAGATAAATTCATGAGGAAGTGGTATTTCCTTAGGATCCACCCCAGCGTTCAGAAATTGGTTAATAGGTAAAGATACATGTACTTGATGCCCTGCCCAAGAAAGAGACCCAAGTCCTAGTAACCCTGCTAAGTGGTGGTTCAACATGGATTCTACATCTTGGAACCAAGCCAATTTTGGAGCAGCTTTGTGATAATGGAACCAACCGGCAAAAAGCATTAACGCTGCAAAGATCAATGCTCCAATTGCAGTACAATAAAGTTGTAATTCACTAGTTATTCCCGACGCTCGCCAAATCTGAAAAAATCCAGAGGTTATTTGTATTCCTCGGAAACCTCCGCCTACATCGCCATTCAATATTTCTTGACCCACTATCGGCCAAACCACCTGGGCACTGGGTCCGATGTGAGTAGGGTCGCTCAGCCACGCTTCATAATTGGAAAAACGGGCTCCATGGAAATACATGCCACTCAACCAAAGAAAGATGATGGATAGTTGACCGAAATGAGCACTAAATACTTTTCGGGAGATCTCCTCCAAATCATTGGTATGGCTATCGAAATCGTGAGCATCAGCATGTAGGTTCCAGATCCAAGTGGTAGTATCAGGGCCCTTAGCTATTGTCCTTGAGAAATGGCCGGGTCTGGCCCATTCCTCGAATGAAGTTTTTATGGGATCCCTATCCACCAAAATCTTCACTTCTGGTTCCGGCGAACGAATAATCATTGAGTCCTCCTCTTTCCGGACAACACATACGAAGAGACCCGCCAACAAAAAGTAAAGTAATTAGTGAACCtctgagaaatatatatttctgattAGTTCCTTTCTATCCCCCACAATTTTCCTTAGTTATTCACTAGAGCAATTATGAGCAATTATGATATGGAAGTCTATCCGGGGCAAGTGTTCGGATCTATTATGACATATCTATGAGGTGCTCAACGGACCGtttttttgtaaatcccttCCCGACGCGAGccaaaaacaactttttggCCCAACCTAGTCTACTCATATTTCGATGTATGAGTGCCTAGATGGGTCTACTTGTATACTACGTTACATGCAACGTATTACGCCATTACAAATCACAAGATCTCTCATTAGTCATTACTAATGACTAAGATAAGAAATATCCCGATATCGATTTTAGACGTCTTTTTGATTAGTTAGCAATCGctaagagaaaggaagagattcTGTGCCATATGCATATATCGTCTACCCCTATAAGGtaccaaatgaaataaaaagaacgATCTTAGAAGGGATATAATGAAATTCCTCTATCGATTCCCCCGGGGCAACAATCTATTTGATGGATCCAACAAACAATTTAAgtgaattcaattcaaaaagaaagtGTTCTTATTCGAACCGCCCTGTGATCTTCAACCAATTCTGTGCTTCAATATAATTACCTGGAGTAAGCGCTATGGCTTGTTTCCAATACTCAGCAGCTTGATCGAACCAAGCCTCCGCAATTTCTGAATCTCCCTGTCGAATGGCCTCTTCTCCCCGGTCGGAATAGGTAGGTCAATTCCTTCCCTTAGAACCGTACTTGAGAGTTTCCTGCCTCATACGGCTCAGCAGTCAACTCTTTTTTGGCGTTACATCTTTCTTAATCTACCGTATCTAGCTGAATGAGATTTATCGGAGATCTATCCCTTCTTGGATTAGCCAAATCAAATAACCTGAAGAGGTTAAGTTAATTACATGAGTTTCAAACTCCGATTTGGATCAATAATCAGTTTTATCTCTTCTCCCACTCTCAGAAGAATGAAGCATAGATATCTCCCTCTATCATTAGAGTTTTCTGAAAGTTAACTATCTCGGTTTCGTCTAGAAATTCATATAGAATCTTTGAAAAAGACTTTCTTCGATAAGAAAAAAGGACTTACTCTCCTTGGGATCTGATACTACACCGCTGCTCAATACCTTAGTGGATCAACCCTATTACATAAGTTGATTCCTAACTTTTATGTCATATTATGACATACATAAGTAAGCAGGTCTTATTGTATCGGCCAAAAACCTCAATAATTGATCTTTACGGTGCTTCTTTTATCAATTAGATCCTTTATCCATAGAATCTAGTATAAGGGCTATACTTAGTTCTTCATATATCGGCTTCTATGAAGTCTGTTTTTTTGCTACAGCTTCTAAAAATCGTTCCCCTTTGGACAATGGATATGTAGAAagcctattttttttgtttctccttagATTTCCTAGTACTAGCAATAGGAGGTTTTAATACTAGCGGATttgatctttctttccttctttctatttctaTAGTAGAGATAGTCGCACGTAATGGCAGATCACGGCCATATTATTAGAAGCTTGTGGTAAGAATGGATTTCGTTCTAGTGCTCGGAAATAATATTCCAAAGCCTTCGTATGTTCTCCGTTACTTGTGTGTATAAGGCCTATATTATAGAGTATATAACTTCGATCGTAGGGATCAATTTCTGGTCGCATAGCTTCATAATAATTCTGTAAAGCTTCCGCATAATTTCCTTCAGATTGAGCTGACATCCGTTACGGTCGTTCATTCCAAGAATCTCCGTTCCAGAACCGTACGTGAGATTTCCATCTCATACGGCTCCTCCCTTCTGCGCATAATATAATATTAAGGGAAATAATCCATGGAatcaaaccaaaaccaaaaagatttaaatattttccttatgaACTGACAGGGGCTAGTGTTTTTACAAGAAATCTCTAGCCAGCCTTCCTGCAAGAGGTCTTTTCTTACTTAATACCAAACATGTTGGTCTTTCTTAGAGAAAAATGGTAACTCCAgcaatttctttgttcttaACGCCCCCTATTTCCAGGAATTAGTCACTTCAACGATCTTTGATGGTTATACGGGTATCCAAAGTACGAACGAGATGGATGTTTGTTGTCCTAACCATTCTTGGTAGTCCCGATCCCGATAAGAAGAAGGGGGAATTATATAACAAAGTTTTCGTTTTGTTGATTCCTAGGTGTAGTGCTTCTTCCCCTATGCCACCTATTGGCACTATTACAGTAGAATTGACATGCAATACAGAACCTATAGGTGTAACCTTTCGCTCAATACTAGAATCGACAATTGAAGCATCTGAGGTTGCATCAATCGAGGATACACGACAGAAGGGATTGCTCTATCTCCAAACTTCACCTTCACCAAGCGTAGGTTTTTaccaatctttttctttccatacCGAATCGTGTCTCTTTTTGTAAGAATAAGAATAAATGAAATAGAGTGGTaagtaagaaaaaaggaatcaaATCGCACCATCTCTGTAATAGGTAAATGCCTCTTTTTCTCCCGAAGTTGTCGGAATTATTCGTAATAAGATATTGGCTACAATTGAAGAGGTTTTATCAATAAAATTTCCATTTATCCGAGATCTAGGCATAGTTTGCAATCCATTTTATAATTCTTCTCATTACCCCTCGCGGGTAAATGATCCCACAACAAAGGAATTGTACGATAcgaaatgacataaaaaaaaaagactaataactaattaaactaattataaaatcaaaaaatgtGGATCTTTTACTCAGTACTTTTGGGAAGGGATCAATAAGGAACTATTTGAATACGGTTGGATTTTCGATTCCAATTTAGTAGTATACCAATGAGACTATTAGCTATTTCATTGAAATGCAAGAATCAAGGAATTTTTTCTACAGATTCTAATACTAATATAATAAACAATAACCTATCCTATCATAACCtaaccaaaattggatttcattatgataataaaaaaatggaataagCATTCCATGATAAAAATGGGGTAAGGATAACTATCCATTTTGTGTGCATAGCGTGTAGACACCATAAGATTATAGAATGAAAATCCATGGGATGATTCATCAATTTGTAATAGATCCATAGCTCATGGGAGggattatttttgaaaaatctgaaatgAAACTGGAAAGGATCCATCGGTTGATTCATTCCAACCCGTTGGTTTAATCCGGTAGAAATCAAATATCAATAAGATGGGAGCGTCCGTCGTCTTGACAAGGATGAatacgtttttcttttttatccctCGAAACTTGAAGGAAGATCGTTCCTTGACAAAAAGTTTGATATGATAATGGATCGGTCGTACCTGTACTAAATAATATGAGTGACTCGCTATTCACTTGGTTTCTGGGTCATAATTAATAAGATAAGGTTATGTAGGAGAGATGGCCGAGTGGTTCAAGGCGTAGCATTGGAAATGCTATGTAGGCTTTTGTTTACcgagggttcgaatccctctctTTCCGTATCCTCATCTAATTCACCAACGTTACCAACCACACAATGTATCAAATACCAATTGATACCGTTATtctaagagaagagaaagacccttcttttctttctttatagagATTTTTTTCTATTCCTAATTACTGTGCTGTGATacgtaaaaggaaaagaacaaaaagagggGGAAGAAAAGAGCGGACAGTGAATGAAAATATCACTGCTGATCCATTTGCGATACGTGAATGGGATCAAAATCCGTATCAAATCCCTCTACTTCTTTCAGCGAAAAAAGGGACAAAATTGTCCTAACCTTTGCTGGGTATTTTAGGTTCAAGTTTGTCGGGAATAATATTCTACGATTAGCAATTCATTGACTTTCAAACCGACCCATTTACTATCTATTATTTGATTGACTACCCCTTTATATTGCAATGAGTGCAGAGTCAAATGTTTTGGCAATTCCGCGTTGGAGGATGAATCCATATGATTTTGAATCAAAGCTCTGGATCTTTGTTTATCCTTCGTAGTAATAATATCTCGGGGTTTGCAGCGATAACTTGGTATATCCACTAGACGACCATTAACTAAAATATGTCCATGGTTAACTAATTGCCTGGCTCCAGGAATAGTTGAAGCCATACCCAATCGAAAAAGAATGTTATCCAAACGCATCTCAAGTAGTTGCAGTAAAACTTGACCCGTCGAACCGTTTGCTTTTCCAGCGATACGAACATATCGAAGTAGTTGTCGCTCCGTCAGACCATAATGAAAACgcaatttctgtttttcttctaaaCGAATACGATATTGAGATCTTTTCCCGGAGCGGGATTGGTTTCTAAGATCACTTGCGGACCTAGGTTTTTTACTAGTTAGTCCCGGCAAAGCCCCCAGACGgcgtatttttttaaaacgagGTCCTCGGTAACGAGACATAAAGACTCCTTATTTTAAAGAATAGGATAAACCTTAAGACTGAACTAAACGATAAACAAAGCGAAACCCACTGAAGTGCTAATGCTAAAAAGAGAAATTAGATGAATTGTATCAATACCCgtattattttgtatatatgtatacatggtAAGTAAGTATCCCACGATTTGTTCTATAGAGATACAACTGCTCCAATAAGTTTTTTACTCATAATTGAATTGGAATGTAAGTTCCTGCGACATAGACATAATAGATCGGGAACCCgagatttggaagaaaaaagggaagagtcTTTTCACTATTCCTTTATCTCAAGGAGACATTATCAATCATGGATAAAAAATCGATAGGAAAAAGCCGGCTATCGGAGTCGAACCGATGACCATCGCATTACAAATGCGATGCTCTAACCTCTGAGCTAAGCGGGCTCAACTcacataacataaaaataaaatagtgagTTAGTTCAGTAAGCTGCTGTGATCTTAGCTTATTATAGCTAAGCTAGTCTATTTAGTTATAACGGATCTAGCCTAAGAATGCAATCTGGATCATAATGAGATTATGCACTCCTCTGATTTTATTCGTAAAgataggaaaaagaagaagaatattgaCCGTTCCACTATTTCATATCGAGCAGGGAAAATGCGCGGAGGAGAGGCAGATATATGTGGGATATAGCTATCCATATTGAATTGCGGATACATCAATGATAGAATCATTTCTGGTTCTGATTGAACCAAACACTGGTCTGGTAGAGCTGAAAGGGTTAAAAATAGGATTTTTTCCGATATCGGATCGGTATTTAATGAATTGAATGGTTCTAACAGAAAGGAAAGAGGGGAATGGAATCACAATAGGGTCCCGgcctcaaaagaaagaaaggggatATGGCGAAATTGGTAGACGCTACGGACTTGATTGAATTGAGCCTTGGTATGGAAACCTACTAAGTGGTAACTTCCAAATTCAGAGAAACCCTGGAATTAAAAATGGGCAATCCTGAGCCAAATCCTGTTTACAGAAAACAAGGGTTCCTTTCCTAGAAAGCGAGAATCAAAAAAGGATAGGTGCAGAGACTCAATGGAAGCTGTTCCAACGAATGGGGTTGAGGGGTTGGTAGAAGAATCTATCCATCGGAACTCTGAGGGGATGATCCTATGTACTGAAATATCAACTGAAATATCAAACGATTAATCACAACCCGaatccttattttttttattttcttatttatatatattaatatatatgaaatatattaataattagTTCATAACTCTTGTGTTCTGAATCGATtccaatttgaaagaaaaataaaatattcagtgATAAAATCATTCACTCCAGAGTATAAGGCTGGGAGAGAAATGACTGATCGAACGAGAATAAAGATAGAGTCCCATTCTACCTGTCAATGCTGACAACAATGCAATTTGTTTGTAGTAGGAGGAAAATCCGTCGA
This portion of the Nymphaea colorata isolate Beijing-Zhang1983 unplaced genomic scaffold, ASM883128v2 scaffold0153, whole genome shotgun sequence genome encodes:
- the LOC126409387 gene encoding photosystem I P700 chlorophyll a apoprotein A1, which translates into the protein MIIRSPEPEVKILVDRDPIKTSFEEWARPGHFSRTIAKGPDTTTWIWNLHADAHDFDSHTNDLEEISRKVFSAHFGQLSIIFLWLSGMYFHGARFSNYEAWLSDPTHIGPSAQVVWPIVGQEILNGDVGGGFRGIQITSGFFQIWRASGITSELQLYCTAIGALIFAALMLFAGWFHYHKAAPKLAWFQDVESMLNHHLAGLLGLGSLSWAGHQVHVSLPINQFLNAGVDPKEIPLPHEFILNRDLLAQLYPSFAEGATPFFTLNWSKYAEFLTFRGGLDPVTGGLWLTDIAHHHLAIAILFLIAGHMYKTNWGIGHDLKDILEAHKGPFTGEGHKGLYEILTTSWHAQLALNLAMLGSLTIVVAHHMYSMPPYPYLATDYGTQLSLFTHHMWIGGFLIVGAAAHAAIFMVRDYDPTTRYNDLLDRVLRHRDAIISHLNWVCIFLGFHSFGLYIHNDTMSALGRPQDMFSDTAIQLQPIFAQWIQNTHALAPSATAPGATAGTSLTWGGGDLVAVGGKVALLPIPLGTADFLVHHIHAFTIHVTVLILLKGVLFARSSRLIPDKANLGFRFPCDGPGRGGTCQVSAWDHVFLGLFWMYNAISVVIFHFSWKMQSDVWGSISDQGVVTHITGGNFAQSSITINGWLRDFLWAQSSQVIQSYGSSLSAYGLFFLGAHFVWAFSLMFLFSGRGYWQELIESIVWAHNKLKVAPATQPRALSIIQGRAVGVTHYLLGGIATTWAFFLARIISVG